The following proteins are encoded in a genomic region of Phycodurus eques isolate BA_2022a chromosome 11, UOR_Pequ_1.1, whole genome shotgun sequence:
- the cep170aa gene encoding centrosomal protein of 170 kDa isoform X1, with product MTGSFVLLRLDRFYFETPHPESFSKCVDISWSPSVAAAGSPARSNREWKTRRPDTDVTAAATVCSTSSCSGADMSVTSWFLVSSGGTRHRLPREMIFVGRDDCELMLQSRSVDKQHAVINYEPGSDEHKVKDLGSLNGTFVNDVRIQEQMYITLKLEDKLRFGYDTNWFTVERGELTVPEEALKHEKFTSGLQLSKKPSKGETTASKSPIKTPSKTQKSPGGGTPRPGQTTTDGVSPSKEPPPRPADSHKTEERIGVDVTALPRGTPLYGQPAWWGYGDADDENSFKQESKTSSKKPELPEGKEVRRGEDGHNPGYMELPTKENHHVATNGIHEIPTKDTEGTGAHSSAAQGHASFTIEFDSTSPGRVTIKDHVSKFMPSQHRSRAKRSGGTGSRDLSTLQAAMMASESKVADWLAQNDPTLIRGESTEDDSKSNKSDVPVHLKRLKGSKHDDGTQSDSENGLGLRFASRRHALEERLKAAHAHVGLGGGAGAAGENGASGPRAGGGRTAFMIELYDEENPRKRRSYSFSQTAPLLSGAGGEGLCPQPPSQPKVFSISTSATAASDSGKVPAPISAAVAAGAPTAARVLLKQRSEDPSVGRSSISTGLATGSPTSPSEDTSFTGQAAVAAGKEAGDDRSDNGTYTIELENRNPEEEEARRMIDKVFGLQQNQDSSISELQGEERGKETGEAGKKAPPTDSDWVSQWASLAANHTRTDPEGSGAETGVFRDKERGGDALKSSAPFSRGESSSSLTDRKRRTLPPLPVDDPRNKPSSAKPQTPRSEIGEKQDTEAQEKENKGDGESPPPPTENGDMNDKGKPSAASSPSKAAVRRSGSAERRKRSEKRKDEEEEGGDKSGKPLVRQGSFTIEKPSGSVATEPIPRINRGGAGTRERSDSVGSMDTATLLKDTEAVMAFLEAKLRDENKLEPKTAKTSSSISSQVSGYNCHPRTDSISPESDVDTASTASHVAGEADGKAGSVQKRRSLSSMHREKSNMSAASKSGVSASARDRLERKAKSRTAEVTSRTEARRSVQPSSSRARQASLDLTDDDQTSSFPISDILSSDQETYSGYGLDAKRESRSAKNAASGSSKSSRTLQAATSASLSKQAGLPKPRPTRASLLRRARLGDTSDTDLADADRVSVASEVSTTSSTSKPPSGRAGLSRLDMLAQPRRNRVGSISARSDSECMAARTPRLSAETALRLGLRSSTPAENKLTPRMRANSVSKLNEARTKTATTGYCSPTEGSHSEPGGADADEELVVSSSNRWRRLPPEYASTSEEEFGSGRNASKHGGRPHTRPHHLVPARGSRPGAPATPGSASGSGSSELPVVGAAVLKHRMKEQDEYIKDWTAHSEEIARLFPCVRRISQDLAKDLATLAREIHDVAGKIDSVSSSDTAPSTAASTAATTPGSAIDTREEVGPARPTRPDLQESMRQLVDRVFDESLKFRKVPPVIAAAKTPEINGKPVELRPRAPEGHEPRALRRRTWNREEAVLDSLLIHSISQLSTKIRHSADKTAGKIRILFKDHDRNWEDIEKKLKSDSDVPLLTSSNKEISSVLLELRRVEKQLGVINLMLDPDGTLDGVASPVSLTKPQIGKTTAPSAPNSAGPGPQRLPANDPLPEIPPGSGEPARVPPDVSVGLGLASVGGLPFSRMRPSGKEALVQK from the exons GTGTGTAGCACAAGTAGCTGCAGTGGTGCAGACATGAGCGTTACCTCCTGGTTCCTGGTGAGCAGCGGGGGGACTCGCCACCGACTGCCCCGCGAAATGATCTTTGTCGGGCGGGACGACTGCGAGCTCATGCTACAG TCTCGCAGTGTGGACAAGCAGCACGCCGTCATCAACTACGAGCCTGGCTCAGACGAACACAAGGTGAAGGACCTGGGCAGCCTGAATGGG ACCTTTGTAAATGATGTCCGCATTCAAGAGCAGATGTACATCACCCTCAAGTTGGAGGACAAACTGAGGTTTGGAtatg ATACTAACTGGTTCACTGTTGAGAGAGGTGAGCTCACCGTGCCCGAGGAGGCTCTCAAG CATGAGAAATTCACCAGCGGCCTCCAGCTGAGCAAGAAGCCGTCCAAAGGTGAAACGACCGCGAGCAAGTCCCCCATTAAAACCCCATCAAAGACACAAAAGTCTCCCGGTGGCGGTACCCCCAGGCCCGGCCAAACAACAACAGATGGGGTCTCTCCCTCCAAAGAGCCCCCACCCAGACCTGCAGActctcacaaaaccgaagaaaGGATTGGAG TGGATGTTACAGCGCTGCCTCGCGGGACCCCCCTGTACGGCCAGCCGGCGTGGTGGGGGTACGGGGACGCGGATGACGAGAACTCCTTCAAGCAGGAAAGCAAGACGTCCAGCAAAAAGCCTGAGCTCCCAG AGGGGAAAGAGGTTCGGCGCGGAGAGGACGGCCACAATCCAGGTTACATGGAGCTCCCCACCAAGGAAAATCATCACGTGGCCACCAACGGCATCCATGAGATACCCACCAAGGACACGGAGGGAACCGGCGCCCACAGCAGCGCAG CTCAAGGCCACGCCTCCTTCACGATAGAGTTCGACAGCACTTCCCCTGGGAGGGTCACCATCAAAGACCACGTCTCAAAGTTCATGCCGAGCCAACACAGGTCCCGCGCCAAGAGGAGCGGCGGCACGGGGAGCAGGGACCTGAGCACGTTGCAGGCGGCCATGATGGCGTCGGAGAGCAAGGTGGCGGATTGGCTGGCGCAGAACGACCCCACGCTGATCCGCGGCGAGTCCACGGAAGACGATAGCAAGAGTAACAAGAGTGATGTGCCGGTGCATCTCAAAAGGCTGAAAG GCAGCAAACATGACGATGGCACCCAAAGTGACTCTGAGAACGGTCTGGGCCTGCGCTTCGCCAGCCGGCGCCACGCCCTCGAGGAACGTCTAAAAGCAGCGCACGCCCACGTGGGATTAGGAGGAGGCGCGGGAGCAGCCGGTGAAAACGGGGCGAGCGGGCCTCGGGCAGGCGGCGGCCGCACGGCCTTCATGATCGAGTTATACGACGAGGAGAACCCTCGCAAACGGCGCTCGTATTCGTTTTCCCAGACTGCGCCGCTGCTGAGCGGAGCCGGCGGCGAGGGGCTGTGCCCGCAACCCCCCTCTCAACCCAAGGTGTTTAGCATCTCCACCTCGGCTACCGCGGCCTCAGACTCGG GTAAAGTCCCGGCCCCAATCTCTGCCGCAGTGGCTGCAGGCGCCCCCACGGCGGCCCGCGTGCTCCTCAAGCAGAGGTCCGAAGACCCGAGCGTCGGCCGCAGTTCAATCAGCACGGGGCTGGCGACGGGAAGCCCCACCAGCCCCAGCGAGGACACTTCATTCACGGGGCAAGCGGCCGTGGCGgccgggaaggaggcgggggacGACCGCAGCGATAACGGGACCTACACGATCGAGCTGGAAAACAGAAacccggaggaggaggaggccaggCGCATGATTGACAAG GTGTTTGGGCTGCAGCAGAACCAGGACTCGTCCATATCAGAGCTCCAAGGGGAGGAAAGAGGAAAGGAAACAGGAGAGGCGGGAAAAAAG GCTCCTCCGACAGACTCCGACTGGGTCTCCCAGTGGGCAAGTTTGGCTGCCAACCACACCCGGACCGATCCGGAAGGCTCTGGAGCAGAGACCGGCGTCTTCCGGGACAAAGAAAGAG GAGGTGATGCCTTGAAGTCCAGCGCGCCCTTCAGCCGAGGCGAATCCTCGTCAAGTCTGACTGACCGCAAGCGCAGGACCCTCCCGCCTCTCCCCGTGGACGACCCCCGCAACAAACCCAGCAGCGCCAAACCACAGACGCCGCGGTCCGAGATCGGAGAAAAGCAGGATACGGAAGCCCAGGAGAAAGAGAACAAGGGGGACGGCGAATCCCCACCGCCTCCCACGGAGAACGGGGACATGAACGACAAAGGCAAACCGAGCGCCGCCTCCTCTCCGAGCAAGGCCGCCGTGCGGCGCTCCGGCAGCGCTGAGCGCAGGAAGAGGTCTGAGAAAAGGAAGGACGAGGAAGAAGAGGGCGGTGACAAGTCCGGGAAGCCTCTGGTGCGCCAAGGCAGCTTCACCATCGAGAAGCCCAGCGGCAGCGTCGCCACGGAACCCATCCCGCGCATCAACAGAGGTGGCGCTGGAACCCGCGAACGCAGCGACTCGGTGGGAAGCATGGACACGGCTACGCTCCTGAAGGATACCGAAGCCGTCATGGCCTTCCTAGAGGCCAAACTGAGGGATGAAAACAAGCTTGAGCCCAAAACCGCGAAAACCAGCAGCAGTATCAGCAGTCAGGTGTCGGGCTACAACTGCCACCCTCGGACGGACTCCATCTCCCCGGAGTCGGACGTGGACACGGCCAGCACCGCCAGTCACGTGGCCGGCGAGGCCGACGGGAAGGCCGGCAGCGTGCAGAAGCGACGCTCCCTCAGCAGCATGCACCGGGAGAAGAGCAACATGAGCGCGGCCTCCAAGTCCGGCGTCTCCGCCAGCGCGCGTGACCGCTTGGAGAGGAAGGCCAAAAGCAGAACGGCGGAAGTGACGAGTCGGACAGAAGCGCGCCGCTCGGTTCAGCCGTCTTCTTCCAGAGCACGCCAAGCGTCCCTCGATCTCACGGACGACGACCAGACTTCTTCCTTCCCCATTTCGGACATCCTCTCATCAGACCAGGAGACCTACTCTGGATACGGATTGGACGCCAAACGCGAGAGCAGGTCCGCCAAGAACGCCGCGAGCGGTTCCTCCAAAAGCAGCCGTACCCTCCAGGCCGCTACGTCGGCCTCCCTGAGCAAGCAGGCCGGGCTGCCTAAGCCGCGGCCCACCCGAGCCTCTCTCCTACGCCGAGCCCGACTCGGGGACACCTCTGACACGGATCTGGCCGACGCGGACCGGGTCTCGGTGGCGTCTGAGGTGTCCACCACCAGCTCCACCTCCAAACCGCCGTCCGGTCGGGCGGGATTGTCGCGTCTGGACATGCTGGCGCAGCCGCGCCGCAACCGGGTGGGCTCCATCTCGGCACGCAGCGACTCGGAGTGCATGGCGGCGCGGACGCCGCGCCTTTCGGCCGAGACGGCTCTGCGTCTGGGCTTGCGCTCGTCCACGCCCGCCGAGAACAAGCTGACCCCCAGGATGAGGGCCAACAGCGTGTCCAAGCTGAACGAAGCCAGAACCAAGACCGCTACGACCGGGTACTGctctcccacag AGGGCTCTCATTCAGAGCCTGGCGGCGCTGATGCAGATGAAGAACTTGTTG TGTCCAGCAGCAACAGGTGGCGACGCCTGCCGCCCGAGTACGCGTCCACCTCGGAGGAAGAGTTCGGCTCCGGCCGCAACGCTTCCAAGCACGGAGGACGACCCCACACGCGGCCCCATCACCTCGTGCCGGCCCGCGGTTCGAGACCCGGCGCCCCTGCGACCCCGGGCTCAGCCTCGGGATCTGGATCGAGCGAACTGCCTGTCGTGGGCGCAGCGGTGCTGAAACACCGCATGAAGGAGCAAGACGAATACATCAAAGACTGGACGGCGCACAGCGAGGAGATAGCCAG GTTATTCCCCTGTGTGCGCAGGATCAGCCAGGACCTGGCTAAGGACCTGGCTACGTTGGCGCGCGAGATCCACGACGTGGCCGGCAAGATCGACTCTGTCAGCTCGTCCGACACGGCGCCGAGCACCGCCGCCAGCACGGCCGCCACCACGCCGGGCTCGGCCATCGACACCCGCGAAGAGGTAGGTCCGGCTCGGCCCACGCGGCCGGACTTGCAGGAGAGCATGAGACAG CTGGTGGATCGTGTGTTTGACGAGAGCCTGAAATTCCGTAAGGTCCCTCCCGTCATCGCCGCCGCCAAAACGCCGGAGATCAACGGCAAGCCTGTGGAGCTCCGCCCCCGCGCCCCCGAAGGCCACGAGCCCCGGGCGCTCAGGAGACGCACTTGGAACCGAGAGGAG GCGGTGTTGGACAGCCTTCTGATCCATTCCATCTCTCAGCTCTCCACCAAGATCAGACATTCTGCCGACAAAACAGCGGGAAAAATCCG GATATTGTTCAAGGATCACGACAGGAACTGGGAGGACATTGAAAAGAAATTGAAGTCCGACAGCGATGTGCCGCTCTTGACGTCCTCCAACAAG GAGATCTCCTCCGTGCTGCTTGAGCTCAGGAGAGTGGAGAAGCAGCTTGGAG
- the cep170aa gene encoding centrosomal protein of 170 kDa isoform X2: MTGSFVLLRLDRFYFETPHPESFSKCVDISWSPSVAAAGSPARSNREWKTRRPDTDVTAAATVCSTSSCSGADMSVTSWFLVSSGGTRHRLPREMIFVGRDDCELMLQSRSVDKQHAVINYEPGSDEHKVKDLGSLNGTFVNDVRIQEQMYITLKLEDKLRFGYDTNWFTVERGELTVPEEALKHEKFTSGLQLSKKPSKGETTASKSPIKTPSKTQKSPGGGTPRPGQTTTDGVSPSKEPPPRPADSHKTEERIGVDVTALPRGTPLYGQPAWWGYGDADDENSFKQESKTSSKKPELPEGKEVRRGEDGHNPGYMELPTKENHHVATNGIHEIPTKDTEGTGAHSSAAQGHASFTIEFDSTSPGRVTIKDHVSKFMPSQHRSRAKRSGGTGSRDLSTLQAAMMASESKVADWLAQNDPTLIRGESTEDDSKSNKSDVPVHLKRLKGSKHDDGTQSDSENGLGLRFASRRHALEERLKAAHAHVGLGGGAGAAGENGASGPRAGGGRTAFMIELYDEENPRKRRSYSFSQTAPLLSGAGGEGLCPQPPSQPKVFSISTSATAASDSGKVPAPISAAVAAGAPTAARVLLKQRSEDPSVGRSSISTGLATGSPTSPSEDTSFTGQAAVAAGKEAGDDRSDNGTYTIELENRNPEEEEARRMIDKVFGLQQNQDSSISELQGEERGKETGEAGKKAPPTDSDWVSQWASLAANHTRTDPEGSGAETGVFRDKERGGDALKSSAPFSRGESSSSLTDRKRRTLPPLPVDDPRNKPSSAKPQTPRSEIGEKQDTEAQEKENKGDGESPPPPTENGDMNDKGKPSAASSPSKAAVRRSGSAERRKRSEKRKDEEEEGGDKSGKPLVRQGSFTIEKPSGSVATEPIPRINRGGAGTRERSDSVGSMDTATLLKDTEAVMAFLEAKLRDENKLEPKTAKTSSSISSQVSGYNCHPRTDSISPESDVDTASTASHVAGEADGKAGSVQKRRSLSSMHREKSNMSAASKSGVSASARDRLERKAKSRTAEVTSRTEARRSVQPSSSRARQASLDLTDDDQTSSFPISDILSSDQETYSGYGLDAKRESRSAKNAASGSSKSSRTLQAATSASLSKQAGLPKPRPTRASLLRRARLGDTSDTDLADADRVSVASEVSTTSSTSKPPSGRAGLSRLDMLAQPRRNRVGSISARSDSECMAARTPRLSAETALRLGLRSSTPAENKLTPRMRANSVSKLNEARTKTATTGYCSPTEGSHSEPGGADADEELVVSSSNRWRRLPPEYASTSEEEFGSGRNASKHGGRPHTRPHHLVPARGSRPGAPATPGSASGSGSSELPVVGAAVLKHRMKEQDEYIKDWTAHSEEIARISQDLAKDLATLAREIHDVAGKIDSVSSSDTAPSTAASTAATTPGSAIDTREEVGPARPTRPDLQESMRQLVDRVFDESLKFRKVPPVIAAAKTPEINGKPVELRPRAPEGHEPRALRRRTWNREEAVLDSLLIHSISQLSTKIRHSADKTAGKIRILFKDHDRNWEDIEKKLKSDSDVPLLTSSNKEISSVLLELRRVEKQLGVINLMLDPDGTLDGVASPVSLTKPQIGKTTAPSAPNSAGPGPQRLPANDPLPEIPPGSGEPARVPPDVSVGLGLASVGGLPFSRMRPSGKEALVQK; this comes from the exons GTGTGTAGCACAAGTAGCTGCAGTGGTGCAGACATGAGCGTTACCTCCTGGTTCCTGGTGAGCAGCGGGGGGACTCGCCACCGACTGCCCCGCGAAATGATCTTTGTCGGGCGGGACGACTGCGAGCTCATGCTACAG TCTCGCAGTGTGGACAAGCAGCACGCCGTCATCAACTACGAGCCTGGCTCAGACGAACACAAGGTGAAGGACCTGGGCAGCCTGAATGGG ACCTTTGTAAATGATGTCCGCATTCAAGAGCAGATGTACATCACCCTCAAGTTGGAGGACAAACTGAGGTTTGGAtatg ATACTAACTGGTTCACTGTTGAGAGAGGTGAGCTCACCGTGCCCGAGGAGGCTCTCAAG CATGAGAAATTCACCAGCGGCCTCCAGCTGAGCAAGAAGCCGTCCAAAGGTGAAACGACCGCGAGCAAGTCCCCCATTAAAACCCCATCAAAGACACAAAAGTCTCCCGGTGGCGGTACCCCCAGGCCCGGCCAAACAACAACAGATGGGGTCTCTCCCTCCAAAGAGCCCCCACCCAGACCTGCAGActctcacaaaaccgaagaaaGGATTGGAG TGGATGTTACAGCGCTGCCTCGCGGGACCCCCCTGTACGGCCAGCCGGCGTGGTGGGGGTACGGGGACGCGGATGACGAGAACTCCTTCAAGCAGGAAAGCAAGACGTCCAGCAAAAAGCCTGAGCTCCCAG AGGGGAAAGAGGTTCGGCGCGGAGAGGACGGCCACAATCCAGGTTACATGGAGCTCCCCACCAAGGAAAATCATCACGTGGCCACCAACGGCATCCATGAGATACCCACCAAGGACACGGAGGGAACCGGCGCCCACAGCAGCGCAG CTCAAGGCCACGCCTCCTTCACGATAGAGTTCGACAGCACTTCCCCTGGGAGGGTCACCATCAAAGACCACGTCTCAAAGTTCATGCCGAGCCAACACAGGTCCCGCGCCAAGAGGAGCGGCGGCACGGGGAGCAGGGACCTGAGCACGTTGCAGGCGGCCATGATGGCGTCGGAGAGCAAGGTGGCGGATTGGCTGGCGCAGAACGACCCCACGCTGATCCGCGGCGAGTCCACGGAAGACGATAGCAAGAGTAACAAGAGTGATGTGCCGGTGCATCTCAAAAGGCTGAAAG GCAGCAAACATGACGATGGCACCCAAAGTGACTCTGAGAACGGTCTGGGCCTGCGCTTCGCCAGCCGGCGCCACGCCCTCGAGGAACGTCTAAAAGCAGCGCACGCCCACGTGGGATTAGGAGGAGGCGCGGGAGCAGCCGGTGAAAACGGGGCGAGCGGGCCTCGGGCAGGCGGCGGCCGCACGGCCTTCATGATCGAGTTATACGACGAGGAGAACCCTCGCAAACGGCGCTCGTATTCGTTTTCCCAGACTGCGCCGCTGCTGAGCGGAGCCGGCGGCGAGGGGCTGTGCCCGCAACCCCCCTCTCAACCCAAGGTGTTTAGCATCTCCACCTCGGCTACCGCGGCCTCAGACTCGG GTAAAGTCCCGGCCCCAATCTCTGCCGCAGTGGCTGCAGGCGCCCCCACGGCGGCCCGCGTGCTCCTCAAGCAGAGGTCCGAAGACCCGAGCGTCGGCCGCAGTTCAATCAGCACGGGGCTGGCGACGGGAAGCCCCACCAGCCCCAGCGAGGACACTTCATTCACGGGGCAAGCGGCCGTGGCGgccgggaaggaggcgggggacGACCGCAGCGATAACGGGACCTACACGATCGAGCTGGAAAACAGAAacccggaggaggaggaggccaggCGCATGATTGACAAG GTGTTTGGGCTGCAGCAGAACCAGGACTCGTCCATATCAGAGCTCCAAGGGGAGGAAAGAGGAAAGGAAACAGGAGAGGCGGGAAAAAAG GCTCCTCCGACAGACTCCGACTGGGTCTCCCAGTGGGCAAGTTTGGCTGCCAACCACACCCGGACCGATCCGGAAGGCTCTGGAGCAGAGACCGGCGTCTTCCGGGACAAAGAAAGAG GAGGTGATGCCTTGAAGTCCAGCGCGCCCTTCAGCCGAGGCGAATCCTCGTCAAGTCTGACTGACCGCAAGCGCAGGACCCTCCCGCCTCTCCCCGTGGACGACCCCCGCAACAAACCCAGCAGCGCCAAACCACAGACGCCGCGGTCCGAGATCGGAGAAAAGCAGGATACGGAAGCCCAGGAGAAAGAGAACAAGGGGGACGGCGAATCCCCACCGCCTCCCACGGAGAACGGGGACATGAACGACAAAGGCAAACCGAGCGCCGCCTCCTCTCCGAGCAAGGCCGCCGTGCGGCGCTCCGGCAGCGCTGAGCGCAGGAAGAGGTCTGAGAAAAGGAAGGACGAGGAAGAAGAGGGCGGTGACAAGTCCGGGAAGCCTCTGGTGCGCCAAGGCAGCTTCACCATCGAGAAGCCCAGCGGCAGCGTCGCCACGGAACCCATCCCGCGCATCAACAGAGGTGGCGCTGGAACCCGCGAACGCAGCGACTCGGTGGGAAGCATGGACACGGCTACGCTCCTGAAGGATACCGAAGCCGTCATGGCCTTCCTAGAGGCCAAACTGAGGGATGAAAACAAGCTTGAGCCCAAAACCGCGAAAACCAGCAGCAGTATCAGCAGTCAGGTGTCGGGCTACAACTGCCACCCTCGGACGGACTCCATCTCCCCGGAGTCGGACGTGGACACGGCCAGCACCGCCAGTCACGTGGCCGGCGAGGCCGACGGGAAGGCCGGCAGCGTGCAGAAGCGACGCTCCCTCAGCAGCATGCACCGGGAGAAGAGCAACATGAGCGCGGCCTCCAAGTCCGGCGTCTCCGCCAGCGCGCGTGACCGCTTGGAGAGGAAGGCCAAAAGCAGAACGGCGGAAGTGACGAGTCGGACAGAAGCGCGCCGCTCGGTTCAGCCGTCTTCTTCCAGAGCACGCCAAGCGTCCCTCGATCTCACGGACGACGACCAGACTTCTTCCTTCCCCATTTCGGACATCCTCTCATCAGACCAGGAGACCTACTCTGGATACGGATTGGACGCCAAACGCGAGAGCAGGTCCGCCAAGAACGCCGCGAGCGGTTCCTCCAAAAGCAGCCGTACCCTCCAGGCCGCTACGTCGGCCTCCCTGAGCAAGCAGGCCGGGCTGCCTAAGCCGCGGCCCACCCGAGCCTCTCTCCTACGCCGAGCCCGACTCGGGGACACCTCTGACACGGATCTGGCCGACGCGGACCGGGTCTCGGTGGCGTCTGAGGTGTCCACCACCAGCTCCACCTCCAAACCGCCGTCCGGTCGGGCGGGATTGTCGCGTCTGGACATGCTGGCGCAGCCGCGCCGCAACCGGGTGGGCTCCATCTCGGCACGCAGCGACTCGGAGTGCATGGCGGCGCGGACGCCGCGCCTTTCGGCCGAGACGGCTCTGCGTCTGGGCTTGCGCTCGTCCACGCCCGCCGAGAACAAGCTGACCCCCAGGATGAGGGCCAACAGCGTGTCCAAGCTGAACGAAGCCAGAACCAAGACCGCTACGACCGGGTACTGctctcccacag AGGGCTCTCATTCAGAGCCTGGCGGCGCTGATGCAGATGAAGAACTTGTTG TGTCCAGCAGCAACAGGTGGCGACGCCTGCCGCCCGAGTACGCGTCCACCTCGGAGGAAGAGTTCGGCTCCGGCCGCAACGCTTCCAAGCACGGAGGACGACCCCACACGCGGCCCCATCACCTCGTGCCGGCCCGCGGTTCGAGACCCGGCGCCCCTGCGACCCCGGGCTCAGCCTCGGGATCTGGATCGAGCGAACTGCCTGTCGTGGGCGCAGCGGTGCTGAAACACCGCATGAAGGAGCAAGACGAATACATCAAAGACTGGACGGCGCACAGCGAGGAGATAGCCAG GATCAGCCAGGACCTGGCTAAGGACCTGGCTACGTTGGCGCGCGAGATCCACGACGTGGCCGGCAAGATCGACTCTGTCAGCTCGTCCGACACGGCGCCGAGCACCGCCGCCAGCACGGCCGCCACCACGCCGGGCTCGGCCATCGACACCCGCGAAGAGGTAGGTCCGGCTCGGCCCACGCGGCCGGACTTGCAGGAGAGCATGAGACAG CTGGTGGATCGTGTGTTTGACGAGAGCCTGAAATTCCGTAAGGTCCCTCCCGTCATCGCCGCCGCCAAAACGCCGGAGATCAACGGCAAGCCTGTGGAGCTCCGCCCCCGCGCCCCCGAAGGCCACGAGCCCCGGGCGCTCAGGAGACGCACTTGGAACCGAGAGGAG GCGGTGTTGGACAGCCTTCTGATCCATTCCATCTCTCAGCTCTCCACCAAGATCAGACATTCTGCCGACAAAACAGCGGGAAAAATCCG GATATTGTTCAAGGATCACGACAGGAACTGGGAGGACATTGAAAAGAAATTGAAGTCCGACAGCGATGTGCCGCTCTTGACGTCCTCCAACAAG GAGATCTCCTCCGTGCTGCTTGAGCTCAGGAGAGTGGAGAAGCAGCTTGGAG